The genomic window GTCAGCTGATGCAGCCCCAGCACAGCGTCGAGCGATAATCCAACGAACAGTAAGGACAGGTAGTTGTTCGAAAGGATAAACAGGCGCAGCGGACGTACCGGCGTTCCGTGCTGAACACCGTGGTGCAGTTTGTGCGCGACAACGAGGAACCAAACGCCCGAGGCAACAGCCACCAGCGCATAAAGCCAACCGGCCGCCGGAATAAGCAGGAACGTCACCAATACCGTAGCCCAGGTGTAAGCGACAATCTGCTTGGTCACCTGTACCTCAGTGCGCACCACAGGCAGCATGGGCACACCGGCCGCTGCGTAGTCCTCTTTGTACTTCATGGCCAGCGCCCAGGTGTGAGGCGGTGTCCAGAAAAAGATGATCAAAAATAGCACGACGGCTTGCCACCAATGCGCTGGCGAGCCTTCGGGCAAGTTATCTACAACGGCAGCCCATCCGACAACTACCGGCATACAACCCGCAGCGCCACCCCACACAATGTTCATGTGAGTGCGTCGTTTCAGCATTTTGGTGTAAACGAAGATGTAAAACGCGATC from Corynebacterium gerontici includes these protein-coding regions:
- a CDS encoding heme o synthase, giving the protein MEEFSLERIKAYLALTKPRVIELLLVATIPAMLQADRGHIHFGLMLGTLFGGWMGAAAANTFNMVADSDIDQKMGRTAKRPLVKHTVSNQQATVFAWVLTISSFLWLWLVCNSITAAVFVMLTIAFYIFVYTKMLKRRTHMNIVWGGAAGCMPVVVGWAAVVDNLPEGSPAHWWQAVVLFLIIFFWTPPHTWALAMKYKEDYAAAGVPMLPVVRTEVQVTKQIVAYTWATVLVTFLLIPAAGWLYALVAVASGVWFLVVAHKLHHGVQHGTPVRPLRLFILSNNYLSLLFVGLSLDAVLGLHQLTSMF